A stretch of Myxococcus hansupus DNA encodes these proteins:
- a CDS encoding DUF1428 domain-containing protein, whose protein sequence is MAYIDGFVCAVPAANKDAYLKVVVAAAPLYKEFGATRYVENWGEDVPEGKITDLRRAVKAQPDEAIVFSWVEYPDKATRDEANEKAFSDPRMQALGEQIPFDGKRMIYGGFVPSFHAQGEGKAGYVDGSLVPVPNGNKEAYQAIASRFAAVLQAHGALRVGDAWGDAIPDGVVTDFKGAVKATGDEQVVFAWVEWPSKEARDAGWGKAMSDPRMHSDAVPYDESRRAFGGFVPLLDETFATGAKG, encoded by the coding sequence ATGGCCTATATCGACGGATTCGTGTGTGCGGTGCCCGCGGCGAACAAGGATGCCTACCTGAAGGTCGTTGTCGCCGCCGCGCCGCTGTACAAGGAGTTTGGCGCGACGCGCTACGTGGAGAACTGGGGTGAGGACGTCCCCGAGGGCAAAATCACGGACCTCCGGCGCGCGGTGAAGGCGCAGCCCGACGAGGCCATTGTCTTCTCCTGGGTTGAGTACCCCGACAAGGCGACTCGCGACGAGGCGAACGAGAAGGCGTTCAGCGACCCTCGGATGCAGGCGCTGGGCGAGCAGATTCCGTTCGATGGGAAGCGGATGATTTACGGTGGCTTCGTCCCCAGCTTCCATGCGCAAGGAGAGGGAAAGGCCGGCTATGTCGATGGTTCCCTCGTCCCTGTTCCGAACGGGAACAAGGAGGCCTACCAGGCCATCGCGTCCCGGTTCGCCGCGGTGCTGCAAGCGCATGGCGCGCTGCGTGTCGGTGACGCATGGGGAGATGCCATTCCGGATGGCGTGGTCACGGACTTCAAGGGCGCGGTGAAGGCCACCGGCGACGAGCAGGTCGTCTTCGCCTGGGTGGAGTGGCCTTCGAAGGAGGCTCGTGACGCGGGGTGGGGGAAGGCCATGTCCGACCCGCGCATGCACTCCGACGCCGTGCCTTATGACGAGAGCCGCCGGGCGTTTGGCGGGTTCGTGCCGCTGCTGGACGAGACGTTCGCGACGGGCGCCAAAGGATAG
- a CDS encoding M14 family metallopeptidase, which translates to MTVGCLLSTVPAGAQSLAPLPPARAWSGKSEALVAAPSHPWRTPAERAGFETTPSYEETRAWLEKLVASSPLLTLRTFGRTPEGRDLLYVRASKGGAGKPVVLAQAGIHSGEIDGKDAGLMLLRDIAHGGKETLLDRVDWVFVPILNVDGHERSSVWSRGQQRGPREKGWRGTAQNINLNRDYAKADAPETRAIIGLLRELDPALYVDFHVSDGPDMQYDVTYTFAGWGTYARSSAITDWLEGRFKSSVDASLSSQGHVPGVYPSLIDGDDPSSGLRFSPEGPRYSTGYGDFTGIPTVLVENHSLKPYKQRVLGAYVLMEAALRVVGTDAADIARAKAADRAARPERLMVKWERLTKPIGSIDFMGIRHERYRSPASGREEVRWTGKPVTTRRPIIGHRESLSVDIPKAWFVPAWETEAIERLALHGIRFETLDSPVTLTLDTVRLFEPRLGPVSEGRVRLQAKFQHERRQQTVPAGTVRVPSDQPLRLLAAALLEPESDDSLLAWGFFPHILTEDNFLDDYALAPMADRMLAENAAVREAFEAKVNADPAFARDGAARLRWFFEQTPYLDSRYRVHPVLRQVD; encoded by the coding sequence ATGACCGTCGGCTGTCTGCTGTCCACCGTTCCGGCGGGGGCTCAATCATTGGCCCCACTGCCACCCGCGCGCGCATGGTCGGGGAAGAGCGAGGCGCTGGTCGCCGCGCCGTCCCATCCGTGGCGCACGCCTGCTGAGCGTGCGGGTTTCGAAACCACGCCTTCCTATGAAGAGACGCGCGCCTGGCTCGAGAAGCTGGTCGCTTCGTCGCCGCTGTTGACCTTGCGGACCTTCGGGAGGACGCCCGAGGGCCGCGACCTGCTCTATGTCCGGGCGAGCAAGGGCGGCGCAGGAAAGCCGGTCGTGCTGGCCCAGGCCGGCATCCATTCAGGCGAGATTGATGGCAAGGACGCCGGGTTGATGTTGCTGCGTGACATCGCGCACGGCGGCAAGGAGACGCTTCTCGACCGCGTCGATTGGGTGTTCGTGCCCATCCTGAATGTCGACGGCCATGAACGCTCGAGCGTCTGGTCGCGGGGGCAGCAACGCGGGCCACGAGAGAAGGGCTGGCGTGGCACCGCCCAGAACATCAACCTCAACCGCGACTACGCGAAGGCCGATGCCCCCGAGACGCGCGCCATCATCGGACTGCTGCGTGAGTTGGACCCGGCGCTCTATGTCGACTTCCACGTCAGCGACGGTCCCGACATGCAGTACGACGTGACCTACACCTTCGCGGGGTGGGGAACCTATGCGCGCTCCAGCGCCATCACCGACTGGCTGGAGGGTCGGTTCAAGTCGTCGGTCGATGCGTCGCTGAGCTCGCAGGGGCACGTGCCCGGCGTCTATCCCAGCTTGATTGACGGGGACGACCCTTCGTCCGGCCTGCGCTTCTCACCCGAAGGGCCGCGCTACTCCACGGGCTATGGCGATTTCACCGGCATCCCGACGGTGCTGGTCGAGAACCATTCGCTCAAGCCGTACAAGCAGCGCGTCCTGGGGGCCTATGTCTTGATGGAGGCCGCGTTGCGTGTGGTCGGTACCGACGCGGCCGACATCGCTCGAGCCAAGGCCGCGGACCGTGCGGCCCGGCCTGAGCGGTTGATGGTGAAGTGGGAGCGGTTGACGAAGCCCATCGGCTCCATCGACTTCATGGGCATCCGCCATGAGCGCTATCGGTCTCCGGCCTCGGGTCGCGAGGAGGTCCGATGGACCGGCAAGCCCGTCACCACGCGCAGGCCCATCATTGGCCATCGGGAGAGCCTCTCGGTGGACATCCCGAAGGCCTGGTTCGTACCGGCGTGGGAGACCGAGGCCATCGAGCGCCTCGCGCTGCACGGCATCCGGTTCGAGACGCTCGACAGTCCCGTGACGCTGACGCTGGACACGGTGCGGCTGTTCGAGCCGAGGCTGGGCCCCGTGAGCGAGGGCCGGGTGCGGCTGCAGGCGAAGTTCCAACATGAACGGCGGCAGCAGACCGTGCCAGCCGGAACGGTGCGTGTCCCATCAGACCAGCCGCTGCGCTTGCTGGCCGCCGCGCTGCTGGAGCCCGAGAGTGATGATTCGCTGCTCGCCTGGGGCTTCTTTCCGCACATCCTCACCGAGGACAACTTCTTGGATGACTACGCCCTGGCGCCCATGGCGGACCGGATGCTCGCGGAGAACGCCGCCGTGCGCGAAGCCTTCGAGGCGAAGGTGAATGCGGACCCCGCCTTTGCGCGGGACGGCGCCGCGCGCCTGCGTTGGTTCTTCGAGCAGACGCCCTACCTCGATTCGCGCTACCGCGTTCATCCCGTCCTGCGGCAGGTGGACTGA
- a CDS encoding HEAT repeat domain-containing protein → MNLSILGALTVLAMGTAPRSPTPTPLPALLERMPYVVTDAKGLSLSEESLAQEIQAHGAAAIPHLLPLLNSDSEPLRDFAGYVFRDLDGLTEEHLDPLIQARRKGDEWIAPAIARVGTPRAIAFLVEDLLETPLRNTQVIDALVLAHGKAAVHLAETFRRPQPLAARFADATCQVFEGMGPHAQPAVRVLTSVATGHDAPPENRARAIELLGCIGDAATPAVPTLMTLREHEALRGSVDTTLVRLHAPAEVHLLIAKLRTKPTARILKDLSRHFDKGRAAGDAVTEVLAHEDPILRFEAAQTLGALQHRKATAPLVALLESPLDWRVSLAAAETLGRLHAAEALEPLREIAATHWAPPVRASASKAATAIARKDIKPFVGQHRLEYYWLPAMQSRSREPLAPELVPCPEALMAHARPPEARDAAADTSRLKPRVANPSCRVPVANGYLQANDRAEWGGELVHVQEASPPRTLIPHNTVGVHMLGQYPIAVTRHGTTFESAGMLYRLTPRGDAFVAEPWQALPGAPLRSGMLPDGRLFVACRDGDVVIAPSGSIQLATPQNIQSPPSGGTTEEP, encoded by the coding sequence CTTACGTGGTGACGGATGCCAAAGGACTCTCTCTTTCAGAGGAGTCGCTTGCCCAGGAGATCCAGGCCCACGGCGCCGCGGCGATTCCCCATCTGCTGCCGCTGCTCAACAGCGACTCGGAGCCCCTGCGCGACTTCGCGGGCTACGTCTTCCGGGACCTCGACGGCCTCACCGAGGAGCACCTCGACCCGCTCATCCAAGCCCGAAGGAAGGGGGATGAATGGATTGCTCCCGCGATCGCCCGTGTTGGAACGCCGCGCGCCATCGCCTTCCTGGTCGAGGACTTGTTGGAGACGCCGCTCCGGAACACGCAGGTGATCGACGCGCTGGTCCTGGCCCATGGCAAAGCCGCCGTGCACCTCGCCGAGACGTTCCGCCGGCCCCAGCCCCTCGCCGCGCGGTTCGCGGATGCCACGTGTCAGGTGTTCGAGGGGATGGGTCCGCACGCGCAACCCGCGGTCCGCGTGTTGACCTCCGTGGCGACCGGCCACGACGCACCTCCCGAGAACCGGGCCCGGGCAATTGAGCTGCTCGGGTGCATTGGCGACGCCGCGACCCCGGCCGTTCCCACGCTCATGACGCTGCGGGAGCATGAGGCCCTGCGCGGCTCCGTGGACACCACGCTCGTCCGGTTGCACGCGCCCGCCGAGGTCCACCTCCTCATCGCGAAGCTGCGCACGAAGCCCACGGCGCGAATCCTGAAGGACCTCTCACGCCATTTCGACAAGGGACGGGCCGCCGGCGACGCGGTGACGGAGGTGCTCGCCCACGAGGACCCCATCCTCCGTTTCGAGGCGGCGCAGACGCTCGGCGCGCTCCAGCACCGGAAGGCGACAGCCCCGCTCGTGGCCCTGCTGGAGAGTCCCCTGGACTGGCGGGTCAGCCTGGCCGCCGCGGAGACGCTCGGAAGACTCCATGCGGCGGAGGCGCTCGAGCCCCTGCGCGAGATTGCCGCCACGCATTGGGCGCCCCCGGTGCGAGCCAGCGCCTCCAAGGCGGCCACGGCCATTGCACGCAAGGACATCAAGCCCTTCGTGGGACAGCATCGGCTCGAGTATTACTGGCTCCCCGCCATGCAATCCCGGTCGCGTGAGCCGCTCGCACCGGAGCTCGTTCCCTGCCCCGAGGCGCTCATGGCCCATGCCCGCCCGCCAGAGGCCCGCGACGCCGCGGCCGACACCTCCCGGTTGAAGCCTCGTGTGGCGAACCCCAGTTGCCGCGTGCCGGTCGCGAACGGTTACTTGCAGGCCAACGACCGCGCGGAGTGGGGCGGCGAGCTGGTCCATGTCCAGGAAGCCTCGCCGCCGCGAACGTTGATTCCCCACAACACCGTCGGCGTCCACATGCTCGGGCAGTACCCCATCGCCGTGACGAGGCATGGCACGACCTTCGAGAGCGCCGGGATGCTCTACCGACTCACGCCCCGTGGCGACGCCTTCGTCGCGGAGCCCTGGCAAGCCCTCCCGGGCGCGCCGCTGCGGTCCGGGATGCTGCCGGATGGACGGCTCTTCGTGGCGTGTCGCGACGGCGACGTCGTCATCGCCCCCTCGGGCAGCATCCAGCTCGCGACGCCCCAGAACATCCAGTCTCCGCCCAGCGGGGGGACGACCGAGGAGCCGTGA
- a CDS encoding APC family permease, whose amino-acid sequence MSLRQLLLGRPIPNEQAEEEKLGPATGIPVLGLDALASAAYGPEAALTVLMVLGSAGPRYIGFITGVIVALLLVVQFSYRQTLAAYPDGGGSFSVARANLGLRPALLAAASLALDYVLNVAVAISAGVGALVSAVPSLFPHTLSLCLALLGLLTVVNLRGIRTAGAAFLPPTYLFVGCLGITVLIGAWKVLSSGGHPLPVAPPPLLPASTATASAWLLLRAFASGCTAMTGIEAVSNGVPLFHEPRVRKAQRTLMGIVGLLVLLLSGMAWMCHAYGIGATTPGQPGYQSVLSQVVAAVTGRGAFYYVTLAAVVCALCLSANTSFADFPRLCRALALDSNLPAAFAHVGRRLVYSTGIITLALLAAVLLILFRGVTDHLIPLFAVGALSAFTLSQLGMVMHWRRMGGHATRHFQWVNGVGAACTAVALAVVATAKFSEGAWLTVVFIPLGYSLLKSCRRHFERVRAATESHHPICVKRLAAPIVVVPLRRLDHVTQKGLHLALSMSPDVYAVQVRGQPDAPDRLEQRWEWQVAAPLRAAGRPVPRLDVLVPSYRQLVDPLLGYVRGLADAHPHRFIAVLVPELVERRWHHFIIPSHTATLLKMMLLFRGGPHVVVINAPWYLNAQHRWRAPRQ is encoded by the coding sequence ATGTCCTTGCGGCAGTTGCTGCTCGGCAGGCCCATTCCGAACGAGCAGGCGGAAGAGGAAAAGCTGGGTCCGGCGACTGGCATCCCCGTGCTCGGGCTCGATGCGCTGGCCTCCGCCGCGTACGGGCCCGAGGCCGCGCTCACGGTCCTGATGGTCCTGGGCAGCGCGGGGCCGCGGTACATCGGGTTCATCACTGGCGTCATCGTGGCGCTGCTGCTCGTGGTTCAGTTCTCCTACCGGCAGACGCTCGCCGCCTATCCCGACGGGGGCGGTTCGTTCTCCGTGGCGCGGGCGAACCTGGGGTTGAGACCCGCGCTGCTGGCGGCCGCCTCGCTGGCCCTGGACTACGTGCTCAACGTCGCGGTGGCGATCTCCGCCGGCGTGGGGGCGCTCGTCTCGGCGGTCCCCAGCCTCTTTCCCCATACCCTGTCGCTGTGCCTGGCCTTGCTGGGCCTGCTCACCGTGGTGAACCTGCGCGGCATTCGCACGGCGGGCGCGGCCTTCCTCCCCCCCACCTACCTCTTCGTCGGCTGCCTGGGCATCACCGTGCTCATTGGCGCCTGGAAGGTGCTGTCCTCGGGAGGCCATCCCCTCCCCGTCGCGCCGCCGCCCCTGCTCCCCGCGAGCACCGCGACAGCGAGCGCCTGGCTGCTCTTGCGCGCCTTCGCCAGTGGCTGCACCGCCATGACGGGCATCGAGGCCGTCAGCAACGGCGTCCCCCTCTTCCACGAGCCCCGGGTCCGCAAGGCCCAGCGGACCCTGATGGGCATCGTGGGGCTGCTCGTCCTGTTGCTCAGCGGCATGGCGTGGATGTGCCATGCGTATGGGATTGGCGCGACGACGCCGGGCCAGCCCGGGTACCAGAGCGTGCTGTCGCAGGTGGTCGCGGCGGTCACCGGGCGCGGCGCTTTCTATTACGTGACGCTGGCGGCGGTCGTGTGCGCCCTGTGCCTGTCCGCCAACACCAGCTTCGCGGACTTCCCTCGCCTGTGCAGGGCGCTGGCGCTCGACAGCAACCTGCCCGCGGCCTTCGCCCACGTGGGCCGGAGGCTCGTCTACTCCACCGGCATCATCACCCTGGCCCTGCTCGCCGCGGTCCTGCTCATCCTCTTCCGAGGCGTGACGGACCACCTCATTCCGTTGTTCGCGGTGGGGGCCTTGTCGGCCTTCACCCTGTCGCAGCTCGGCATGGTGATGCACTGGCGTCGCATGGGTGGACACGCCACGCGGCACTTTCAGTGGGTGAACGGCGTGGGCGCGGCCTGCACCGCGGTGGCCCTGGCCGTGGTGGCCACGGCCAAGTTCTCCGAAGGGGCGTGGCTGACCGTCGTCTTCATTCCGCTGGGGTATTCACTGCTCAAGTCGTGCCGACGCCACTTCGAGCGCGTCCGGGCCGCCACGGAGTCCCATCACCCGATTTGTGTGAAGCGGCTCGCCGCGCCCATCGTGGTGGTGCCCCTGCGGCGACTGGACCATGTGACGCAGAAGGGACTTCACCTGGCGCTGTCCATGTCCCCTGACGTCTACGCCGTCCAGGTCCGCGGCCAACCGGACGCGCCGGACCGGTTGGAGCAGCGCTGGGAGTGGCAGGTGGCCGCGCCGCTCCGGGCCGCGGGGCGCCCCGTGCCCCGGCTGGACGTGCTCGTGCCGTCCTACCGGCAGTTGGTGGATCCGCTGCTTGGCTATGTCCGGGGGCTCGCGGACGCGCATCCGCACCGGTTCATCGCGGTGCTCGTGCCCGAGCTCGTCGAGCGCCGCTGGCACCACTTCATCATCCCGAGCCACACCGCCACGCTCTTGAAGATGATGCTCCTGTTTCGCGGCGGGCCTCACGTCGTCGTCATCAACGCGCCGTGGTACCTGAACGCGCAACACCGCTGGCGAGCACCCCGGCAGTAA
- a CDS encoding MarR family winged helix-turn-helix transcriptional regulator, producing the protein MSRAVPYATTLHVRDHCLCLAVQQAARALARRFDEALRPVGLTHGQFSLLMSLNRPQPPSIGPVAELLAMDRTTLTANLKPLEKRGLLKTLVDPADRRGRLLVLTDAGLQLLGAALPHWERMNEETQRLLAETDVDTLRAGLRALA; encoded by the coding sequence ATGTCCAGAGCCGTCCCCTACGCAACGACGCTGCATGTCCGTGACCACTGCCTGTGCCTGGCGGTCCAGCAGGCCGCGCGTGCCCTGGCCCGGCGCTTCGATGAGGCCCTGCGCCCCGTGGGCCTCACGCACGGGCAGTTCTCCCTGCTGATGTCGCTCAACCGCCCCCAGCCGCCGTCCATCGGGCCTGTCGCCGAACTCCTGGCCATGGACCGGACGACGCTGACCGCCAACCTGAAGCCGCTCGAAAAACGCGGCCTGCTGAAGACCCTGGTCGACCCCGCGGACCGCCGAGGACGGCTGCTGGTGCTGACGGACGCCGGACTCCAGTTGCTCGGCGCCGCGCTGCCCCACTGGGAGCGAATGAACGAGGAGACCCAGCGGCTGCTGGCCGAGACCGACGTCGACACGCTACGGGCCGGCCTGCGGGCCCTGGCGTAG
- a CDS encoding GNAT family N-acetyltransferase translates to MTSTPAGPAYTLQTSRTLIRCWSPGDAVRALRAIEASLEHLRPWMPWAAQYPMSVGEQAVTLRRFRGLFDLGQDFTYAVFDRSGTEVLGGSGLHPRVGEGARELGYWIAADHIGKGLATEVCAALTRVAFELEGIRRVEIHCDPRNVRSAAVARKLGFTHEGTLRKRLMAPDGVLRDTMVWTLLAEDYPASPAATSELEAFDVLGQKLL, encoded by the coding sequence ATGACTTCGACCCCAGCCGGCCCCGCCTACACCCTCCAGACGTCACGTACCTTGATTCGTTGCTGGTCACCCGGTGACGCCGTGCGTGCGCTCCGTGCCATCGAGGCCAGCCTGGAGCACCTTCGCCCGTGGATGCCGTGGGCGGCGCAATACCCGATGAGCGTGGGGGAGCAAGCCGTTACCTTGCGGCGCTTTCGTGGCCTCTTCGACCTGGGGCAGGACTTCACCTACGCCGTCTTCGACCGCAGCGGGACGGAAGTCCTGGGCGGCTCGGGCTTGCACCCACGTGTAGGAGAGGGTGCTCGGGAGCTGGGGTATTGGATCGCCGCCGACCACATCGGCAAGGGGCTGGCCACGGAGGTCTGCGCGGCGCTCACGCGCGTGGCCTTTGAACTCGAGGGCATTCGCCGCGTCGAGATTCACTGTGATCCGCGCAACGTCCGAAGTGCCGCCGTGGCTCGGAAGCTCGGCTTCACGCACGAGGGCACCCTGCGCAAGCGGCTGATGGCGCCCGACGGCGTGCTGCGCGACACGATGGTCTGGACGTTGCTGGCGGAGGACTACCCGGCCAGTCCCGCTGCCACCAGCGAGCTGGAGGCGTTCGACGTGCTGGGGCAGAAGCTGTTGTAG
- a CDS encoding right-handed parallel beta-helix repeat-containing protein, translating into MKSLDTPRWFRLVGLILLAAVGCSLEESPPVVLEPSSAARVWVVLPRSLAATPVVEVRAALTPSNGAEAGATLGGGEGLWQGLVRGVGSGEGAQVSATVVGEGREVVARLVVPGVALKAHRTALAVLVPRPVASAPPPVNRAPFIDAVLASLAEVPPGGQVSLRAVAEDAAPGGALAFAWRASDGSFSDATQAAPVWTAPGVSGPVSLTLQVTNAAGASAVLDFALRVARDHGFGVEAESRFNRSPLLVELAAQPSREVPFGDSVQLQAQGWDDDGDTLTYVWTASCDGTFDDAGAASPRFTPASPPEGACGACRLRVSVRDDWGGAREESLDLCVVRRLPPVIVSTAQSQDAAVGADVVRLQAVVEDPLGEALTFAWTTNTGLLGPPSQTGSLGEVRWSEPSCVPSDREPTVRLTVTNASGMSATHTYVIRWEGRGCGAFAPCSARMERDRVVLTADCMTEGTVHVPDGYTYDGAGHVVTAVDPEGGRFLGAVLRNRGTTAHVHDVTVDARGLAESACDGGEDALSGIRFTGASGSITDSRVWDLRQNAEQGACQEGVAIEVRNAVDAAEVRAVEVLRNHVSGYQKAGIVGSGQVVMAVDDNAVEGGGPSAHIARVGILFSSGATGRAVSNRVVGHAYTGAGFVASGILVVGGPHVGVPLCQGIVIRNNTVEANDIGIDLSQAAAGGGPLAHSTELVVVENTLHHDAVVNGYPYQAAISDLGGANLISRNRISGAGYDRATVPGSTFDVDVVAGAAEQVAFLTPARELAAGACSEALVVQSQDPVGNLAALASTSLVVEAQGAVGNVSFFRDAACTQSLPLLGDGNVVSLEGPQQESVFYFRAEQAGALEVRVWGDGVSATQSQVVR; encoded by the coding sequence ATGAAGTCCCTGGACACGCCGCGCTGGTTTCGTCTGGTGGGACTCATCCTGCTGGCCGCGGTGGGATGCAGCCTGGAGGAGTCCCCGCCCGTCGTGTTGGAGCCGTCCTCGGCGGCGCGGGTGTGGGTGGTGTTGCCGCGCTCCTTGGCGGCCACGCCCGTCGTGGAGGTCCGCGCCGCCCTCACGCCCTCGAATGGGGCGGAGGCCGGCGCCACGCTCGGCGGCGGTGAGGGGCTGTGGCAGGGGTTGGTGCGTGGGGTGGGCTCGGGGGAGGGCGCCCAGGTGAGCGCCACGGTGGTGGGGGAGGGGCGCGAGGTCGTCGCGCGGCTGGTCGTTCCGGGCGTGGCGCTGAAGGCCCATCGGACGGCCCTGGCGGTCCTGGTGCCTCGGCCGGTGGCTTCGGCGCCGCCTCCCGTGAATCGGGCGCCCTTCATCGACGCGGTGCTGGCGTCGCTCGCGGAGGTGCCGCCTGGAGGTCAGGTGTCACTCCGGGCCGTCGCGGAGGACGCGGCCCCTGGAGGCGCACTCGCGTTCGCCTGGCGCGCCTCGGATGGAAGCTTCAGCGATGCCACGCAGGCCGCGCCCGTGTGGACGGCGCCCGGGGTGTCGGGGCCCGTGTCGCTGACGCTGCAGGTGACGAACGCCGCGGGTGCGAGCGCCGTGCTCGACTTCGCGCTGCGGGTGGCCCGGGACCACGGTTTCGGCGTGGAGGCGGAGAGCCGCTTCAATCGCTCGCCGCTGCTGGTGGAGCTGGCGGCGCAGCCGTCGCGTGAAGTTCCGTTCGGGGACTCCGTCCAGCTCCAGGCGCAGGGCTGGGACGATGACGGTGACACGCTCACCTATGTCTGGACGGCGAGCTGTGATGGCACCTTCGACGACGCGGGGGCCGCCTCGCCGCGCTTCACGCCGGCTTCGCCTCCGGAAGGGGCGTGCGGGGCCTGCCGGCTCCGCGTCTCCGTCCGGGACGACTGGGGTGGAGCGCGGGAGGAATCCCTGGACCTGTGTGTGGTGCGGCGGCTGCCGCCGGTCATCGTCTCCACGGCCCAGTCTCAAGACGCGGCGGTGGGCGCGGACGTTGTGCGGCTCCAGGCGGTGGTGGAGGACCCGCTGGGGGAGGCCCTCACCTTCGCGTGGACGACGAACACGGGCCTGTTGGGGCCTCCCAGTCAAACGGGCTCGCTGGGCGAGGTGCGCTGGTCTGAGCCCTCGTGCGTGCCCTCGGACCGGGAGCCCACCGTGCGGCTCACCGTCACCAACGCCTCCGGGATGAGCGCGACGCACACCTACGTGATTCGCTGGGAGGGCCGTGGGTGCGGCGCGTTCGCGCCCTGCTCGGCGCGGATGGAGCGCGACCGGGTCGTCCTGACGGCGGACTGCATGACGGAGGGCACGGTGCATGTCCCGGACGGCTACACCTACGACGGTGCGGGGCACGTGGTGACGGCGGTGGACCCGGAAGGGGGCCGCTTCCTGGGCGCGGTGCTCCGCAACCGGGGGACCACGGCGCACGTCCACGACGTGACGGTGGACGCGCGCGGCCTGGCGGAATCCGCCTGTGACGGTGGAGAGGACGCGTTGAGCGGCATCCGGTTCACGGGGGCGAGTGGCTCCATCACCGACAGCCGGGTGTGGGACTTGCGCCAGAACGCGGAGCAGGGCGCCTGCCAGGAGGGCGTGGCCATCGAGGTGCGCAACGCCGTGGACGCGGCGGAGGTGCGGGCGGTGGAGGTCCTCCGCAACCACGTCTCCGGCTATCAGAAGGCGGGCATCGTGGGGTCGGGGCAGGTGGTGATGGCGGTGGACGACAATGCGGTGGAGGGCGGGGGGCCCAGCGCGCACATCGCGAGGGTGGGCATCCTCTTCAGCTCGGGCGCCACGGGGCGCGCGGTGTCGAACCGGGTGGTGGGGCACGCCTACACGGGCGCTGGCTTCGTGGCCTCGGGCATCCTGGTCGTGGGCGGGCCGCACGTGGGCGTGCCGCTGTGTCAGGGCATCGTCATTCGAAACAACACCGTGGAGGCGAATGACATTGGCATCGACCTGTCACAGGCGGCGGCGGGCGGCGGTCCGCTCGCGCACTCCACGGAGTTGGTCGTGGTGGAGAACACGCTGCACCATGACGCGGTGGTGAATGGCTATCCGTACCAGGCGGCCATCTCGGACCTGGGGGGCGCCAACCTCATCAGCCGCAATCGCATCAGTGGCGCGGGGTATGACCGGGCCACGGTTCCGGGCAGCACCTTCGACGTGGACGTGGTCGCTGGCGCGGCAGAGCAGGTGGCCTTCCTGACGCCCGCGCGCGAGCTGGCGGCTGGCGCATGCTCCGAGGCGCTGGTGGTGCAGAGTCAGGACCCGGTGGGCAATCTGGCCGCGCTGGCGTCGACCTCGCTGGTGGTGGAGGCCCAGGGCGCGGTTGGGAATGTGTCCTTCTTCCGGGATGCGGCGTGTACGCAGTCGCTGCCCTTGTTGGGCGACGGTAACGTGGTCTCCCTGGAGGGGCCCCAGCAGGAGAGCGTGTTCTACTTCCGCGCGGAGCAGGCCGGGGCCTTGGAGGTGCGCGTGTGGGGGGACGGCGTGAGCGCCACCCAGTCGCAGGTGGTGCGGTAG